CTGGAGATCGCCGCGCTGCCGCCCGTGCTTGTGGAGCATCTCGGGGTCGCGGACGCGGTCGACCTGGCTGAGGTCCGCTCGGCCCTGCGCCGCGCCGAATGGCAGGGGCGGGGCCGCTCAACCCGCGCGCTGTCAGTCGAGTGCCGCCATCCGGCCCTGCAGATCGCCCTGGAACGGCACGCCGCGAGCCTCGATGCCCTGCTCGCGGAGGCACACCGGGTGACCGCCGAGATCCCTGCGCTGGCCGGGCTGCCGACCCACGCCACCGCCGACGGGGTCCATGCCGCCGAGATCGACGGGCACCCGGTCTATGCCTCCGCCGGTGCCCAGTTCCGCCTCGCCGAGGACAGGGTGCAGGAACTGCTCATGGGCGAGCAGCTCTACGAGAACCGCGCCCTGGCCGTGCGCGAGCTCTACCAGAACGCGCTGGACGCCTGCCGTTACCGCCGGGCGCGCACCCAGTACCTGGAACGGACCACGGGGCGCCCGTCGGGCTGGACGGGCCGGATCGACTTCCGGCAGGGCTTCGAACCGGACGGGACGCCCTTCATCGAGTGCCGCGACAACGGCATCGGCATGGGCTACCGGGAGATCTCCGACGTCTTCGCCGAGGCCGGCACGCGCACAGTCGACCTCCCCGAGGCCGTTGAGGAAATGGGCCGTTGGGCGGCCTGCGACCCGCCGGTCGAGTTCTACCCGAACAGCCGTTTCGGGGTCGGGGTGCTGAGCTACTTCATGATCGCGGACGAGATTCGGGTCGAGACCTGCCGCCTCGGACCGGACGGGCGGCCCGGCGAGCTGCTGCGGGTCACAATCGCCGGCCCCGGCAACCTGTTCCGCATCGAGCCGCTGGGCCCGGGGCGGGACAGCGGCACCAGCGTGCGGCTGTATCTGAGCCGTGATCCGGAGCGGCCGCCGATCTCCTGCGTGGACATCCTGCGCCGCATCCTGTGGGTCGCCGAGTTCGAAACCCACGCCGCCGAGGGCGCCGCACTGGAGCACTGGCCCGCCGGCCAGCTCGCCCCGTCCGCGCCGGTCGGGCGGACAGACCCGCCGTACGATGAGCTTCGCCGACTGACGACACAGATCGTGAGCGCTGGTCGTGGTGTGTGGTGGTGCAACGGCGTCGGCGCGATACTCGCCGACGGGCTGTGGGTGGGCGAGGCGGTGTTCGGCGTCGTGCTCGACCTGACCGGCGCACTCGTACCTGAGCTGTCAGTCGACCGCAACAAGATCAGAAAGCTGCTCGACGAGCCGGCGGTGGACGCGCTGCTGACCGCTGCGATACCGGCCCTGCGCACGTCCGTCGTCCTGGAGGTGACGGTCGACTGGCTCATCGCCTTCGGGTACTCGTTCCCCCTGGCCGCTGACGCGGTGCTCGAAGCCATGGCAGCCGATGGTGAATCCTGGGATGGGGTGGGCGGCGTCCGGGTGCCGGTCGCGCGCACCGGCCTGATCGCCATCGACAGCGGGCTGGGACCGGTTGCGGGAAGGACCGATCGCCCTGCAGCCCGATCAGGAACCTCCTTCCTTCAGAGCGCTCACATGCCCGACGCCTCGTTCTTCGTACGGATGGCGGACTGGGCAAGCGCCGAGGATCATTTCCCGGCCGCCCGATCAGGCCTCGATGATTCCAGCCGGGTGGTTCCCAGTGACTTCGAGATCCTGACAATGGTTGTTCTCAGCTGGCGCTGGATGGTCCCGGTGCGTTTCCGCGCATTTGTGGGCTTCACGGCTGGCAGGTTGCGTTGTCCGCCGAGAGTGGTCGGACGGCGGATGCGCCGTCTTGGTTACCAGGTGCCCAGTCTCAATGGTGTCGAAGTGGCCGAGATCACCGAACTTGATCGGGCGCTTCTGAGTACACGGCTCGATGGAGGGACGGCCCTCCAGATGTGGGACTCCAGAAATGATGTGATAGCCCCCGGCCATGTCATCGCCGCTGCCGGTCGGCTGTTGATGTCCTGGGGTCAGATCGTCGACCGTTTGCGCACGCTTGGTCTCGTGGTGTGGCCGCAGCCCGTCGATCTGGCGGGCGTGGCTCCGATGGACCTGGTCCAACTGAGCGAAGGGCTTGACGGCCGATATCCCTGGCTCTCGGCGGGCCGGGTCAGCCTGGCCCACATCTTCCGCTCGGCGTTGCACACCGAGTCAGGTTTCGCGGAGGTCTGCGCTCGGTTGCGCCGATTTGGCTACCGGACGCCCAGGATTGATGTGGGAAGCCAGCGCGGATCGGGTAAGCAGGACGCCTTCATTGTCAGCCGAGATTCGGCCGGCGCGCTCGGCACCGTTCCGATTCCCACCAGCTACCTGACCGGACTGCGCTCGGAGAACCCGGGTGGTCGCGACGCCGCTGTCGCGCGTCTGCGTGAGCTCGGTTTTCCTGTGGCACGCTCGCTGCGTCTGCCGAACGACTCGCGAGCCGGCATCGTCGACCGCATCCAGGGCATCAACGAGCTTCACCCACTGTGGACGACGGGCGCGCCTGTGGACCGAGCTCATCTGCTCCTCGTCGCGAATGCCACCAAGATGTCCTTCCCGGCACTCGTGGCACTGCTGGGGATGGAAGGCTACACGACGGCGCATGTACCCGAGCCGAGAGCATCGCGCGTCGCGCGAATTTCCGAGATCAATTCCCTTCTGCTGGCCGATATCTCTCGGGTCGGCCGCTGCGAGATTCGCCATCTCCTGAATATGGCGGGCGCGACCGGTCTTCCCGTTGGAGCGTCGCTCGCTCTCCTCGCGGAGGTAGGTGTCGCAACGCCGGATATCGGAGACCTGGAAATCACGAATGACGACGGAATCATCCTCAGTCGTTCCCTTGACGGTGCTGCGGACCTCGCGAGAGAAGACGATTTTGTTCCGGCCGCACAAGTCCGGGCGGCTGCGACCCGCCTGCGCCGTGAACCCGAGGACGTCGCACGGCGGCTGCGCCAGCTTGGCCTGGCAACCGCCGATCCGGCGGGATGGGCGGCGTCACCCGTTCGTCCGGAAGACATCGCCCAGCTAGCCCGGGACTTTGACGACCACCTGGCATTTCTCCCCGACGGGAGTGTCGCCGCGGCGCATGTCATGCGCGTCGCAGCCCGCACAGGCGAGGCGCCGCGGACCATCGCCAGCCGGCTTCACGAGCTTGGTTTCGACGTCGACTTCGTGGCGGAGCGTGAACTGACTGCGGACGAGGAATGCGCGGTTGTCGACCTGCTTGACGTGACCGATGAACCCGGCTTCGGCCACGGATGGGCTGGCCTGAGCCGTGCGAGCATTCTTGCCACCTCCTACCGTGATTCCATCCGGCGCCGTTCGAGCGGCCCGACTGCCTCACGTGCATGCCAGCCGGAGCAGATGGCCGCCTGGGTCGGCACGCTCGGTGAAGGTCTCGACGGATATGTCGGCGCACGCTTCCCCGAGGACCTGGGCTTCGACGACGTCGATCTACTGAGCTGGGCGCTGGATGGGGAGCCGCCATGGCTGGCGGACGACGCGATCAGCCTCGGCCATGTTCTGGCCGCCGCCGGCATCACCGGCCGGTCGCCGCACGAGATCGCAGGCCGGTTGAGGCACCTGGGCTTCACCCTGGCTGATCTCCCGGGCCGGACGCCGGACGATGTGGACTCCGTCGACGTCATACTGCTCAGCAGGTTCCTGGACGGCGACGCGCCTCGGCTGACGGACCATCAGGTACCGCTTGCCCACATCTACCACGCCGCCTGTGTTCTCTCGTGCGATGTGGCAGAGATCCGGGAGCGGCTCGACCGGTTGGGCCTGGAGGCACCCGGTGATGCGGCGGAGCTCTCCCCGCAGACCCGCGCCCTGGCAACCGTCGCTTTTCACCGCACGGACACCGCCGCGTTGGGAGTCAACCGACTGTCACCAGCGCAGACCCTGGGCGTTGCTCAGTTCATCGGGCGTGATCCGCGAAGCGTCTGTGAGTCGTTCGCCGGGCTTGGCCTGTCTGCTCCTGAGGCGGACGAGATGCCGGCCCTCCCGGTGACCGCGCTCACTGCCCAGGACGCCATTCTGCTGAGCGCATGCCTCGACGGGCGGGGCCCCTGGTTGGGCCGACGTCCCGCGTCGCTCGCCCATGTCATCGCTGCGGCCGGGTATCTGCGCTGGTCGCCACGGCGTGTCGTGGACCGGCTGGCAGAGCTTGGCTGTGCCGGGCCGATGCTGGTGGACACCGCACTCGACGCCTTCGTAGACGGCATGGACCGGCAGCTAGCGCTCCTCCTCACCAACACGTCCGGTGCGTACGTGGATCGGCCGGTCTCGCGTGCCGAGGTGCTCGCAGCATCCTTCCGGTTCCGTTGGTCCCCGGCACGGATCGCCGAGCGCATGATCGAGTTGGGATTCGATGTCCCCTGCGCTGCGTCCCTGATCAGCGGGTAGACGCTGTTGCATGCGCCGCGGCGCCGAGCAGGACGGGGTCGGTGACGCCGCCGGGGGAGGCGTAGCGGTCGATGTCCCAGCCGGCGAGGACGGCTCCGGCCTGGTAGGCGTCGCCGAGGAACTGCAGGACGGCGCCGCACCGCTGGGCGTCCGAACCCGGGGCCAGGGCCGACAGCGGAAGGACCGCGAGGTGGCTGCCGCCGCGCTCGAGCCAGCGCGCGCCCGTCGGATGCAGGCGGGTCTCGGCGAGGCCGGGCGGCTCCGGGCTGGTGTAGGAGTAGAAGGCGGGCTCCGGCAGGGACTTGTCGCCGAACCAGAAACCCGAGCTGATGACCTCCCGGGAGTAGGCCTCCCTGGTCACCGGGTCGGTGCTCGGCCCCTGCTCGACGGCACGGTCGCGGAAGCGGGTGTGCGCGACGTCGAACGTGTGCCAGAAGTGGTGCACCGGGCTGACCTTGCCGCTGAACCCGGCGGCGAACTCCTCCAGGATCAGGACGGCCTGGCTGACGGTCTGCCAGTAACGCAGGGCCATCGCGGGATCGTAGGCGGCGTGCTCGGTGTCCTCGGCGAAGGGGCGCCCGGCGTCGGTCAGGTCGAACGGGTGCGGGTGCTCGAGCCGCACGGTCACCCCGATGTCGCGCAGGGCCTCCATCAGCTCGGTGTAGAAGGACGCGACGGACCTGCCGGCGAGCGGGAGGGTGATCCGCTCCCCGTCGAGGCTGTGCACGGCCAGCTCGTGCGAAACGAAGTCGAAGTCGATGGTGAAGATCGGGTTGCCGTCGACCTGCCCCATCGGCCGTGATGTCACGCCGCGGCCGGTGAGGTGGAAGGGCAC
This region of Parafrankia irregularis genomic DNA includes:
- a CDS encoding wHTH domain-containing protein, with the translated sequence MLDGGHDTTDSADRWDFFVSYTQADRAWAEWIAWQLEADGYRVLLQAWDMVAGTNWAHAMQNGIKDSTRTLAVLSTAYLDSAYGTQEWQAAVAADPDSARRRLIPVRVADCARPGLLGQVVSFDLFGLPEGRARGELMARVREAIAGRAKPVSEPLFPGVSAAASRLRVVPTSAVSPAFPGTGTGAGNRMPAAPERPAEFQALLIGIPSYEDDRLPGLPWLSGMLDTVAEKLESVGYRTEIHDRSRMGAGAVKAAVHSFLRGAAPGSTLLLLLAGHAVHRAGDGAAASRDYLVPADATVGYQPFWDLCVPVDWSGPLARTAAARVLVLVDGDTGFDDDVHALVTDRGWGTGHLDPATGVDVAYLYRGPTAAGAGAHHEPPAPAMPPTDPAARRSLTRALVEVLSAGPRPGTLGELHAALDRAMSPPAEQPPACAATRPRGMPDQPRLPRQRPAGGAREEGPGYENDHCLLRPVSSCDPLRFRPFPTAPGGDGVKAPEHPWVAAADQHRAWERAPDDPVTTSLRAATCVLVGRLGRAYGEAAAVLAEDPWHDPDLARRMARRVEFLVGKLPAGPEELSAAEVALLVAGPYLHQTVWTALVAQATVTHPGSADVLSGRADRAEFDAFTHTHPRLTRRIERARLSGDQTSAASVTWWLAHKFCESTVTARWEAVLREVLPGPTADGAQETLAAEVFRPERIAEILTCLRAAPTFLNQSGRAGALRDLVTVAPATSEESPLRERLVAYLLAVGQKMALEIAALPPVLVEHLGVADAVDLAEVRSALRRAEWQGRGRSTRALSVECRHPALQIALERHAASLDALLAEAHRVTAEIPALAGLPTHATADGVHAAEIDGHPVYASAGAQFRLAEDRVQELLMGEQLYENRALAVRELYQNALDACRYRRARTQYLERTTGRPSGWTGRIDFRQGFEPDGTPFIECRDNGIGMGYREISDVFAEAGTRTVDLPEAVEEMGRWAACDPPVEFYPNSRFGVGVLSYFMIADEIRVETCRLGPDGRPGELLRVTIAGPGNLFRIEPLGPGRDSGTSVRLYLSRDPERPPISCVDILRRILWVAEFETHAAEGAALEHWPAGQLAPSAPVGRTDPPYDELRRLTTQIVSAGRGVWWCNGVGAILADGLWVGEAVFGVVLDLTGALVPELSVDRNKIRKLLDEPAVDALLTAAIPALRTSVVLEVTVDWLIAFGYSFPLAADAVLEAMAADGESWDGVGGVRVPVARTGLIAIDSGLGPVAGRTDRPAARSGTSFLQSAHMPDASFFVRMADWASAEDHFPAARSGLDDSSRVVPSDFEILTMVVLSWRWMVPVRFRAFVGFTAGRLRCPPRVVGRRMRRLGYQVPSLNGVEVAEITELDRALLSTRLDGGTALQMWDSRNDVIAPGHVIAAAGRLLMSWGQIVDRLRTLGLVVWPQPVDLAGVAPMDLVQLSEGLDGRYPWLSAGRVSLAHIFRSALHTESGFAEVCARLRRFGYRTPRIDVGSQRGSGKQDAFIVSRDSAGALGTVPIPTSYLTGLRSENPGGRDAAVARLRELGFPVARSLRLPNDSRAGIVDRIQGINELHPLWTTGAPVDRAHLLLVANATKMSFPALVALLGMEGYTTAHVPEPRASRVARISEINSLLLADISRVGRCEIRHLLNMAGATGLPVGASLALLAEVGVATPDIGDLEITNDDGIILSRSLDGAADLAREDDFVPAAQVRAAATRLRREPEDVARRLRQLGLATADPAGWAASPVRPEDIAQLARDFDDHLAFLPDGSVAAAHVMRVAARTGEAPRTIASRLHELGFDVDFVAERELTADEECAVVDLLDVTDEPGFGHGWAGLSRASILATSYRDSIRRRSSGPTASRACQPEQMAAWVGTLGEGLDGYVGARFPEDLGFDDVDLLSWALDGEPPWLADDAISLGHVLAAAGITGRSPHEIAGRLRHLGFTLADLPGRTPDDVDSVDVILLSRFLDGDAPRLTDHQVPLAHIYHAACVLSCDVAEIRERLDRLGLEAPGDAAELSPQTRALATVAFHRTDTAALGVNRLSPAQTLGVAQFIGRDPRSVCESFAGLGLSAPEADEMPALPVTALTAQDAILLSACLDGRGPWLGRRPASLAHVIAAAGYLRWSPRRVVDRLAELGCAGPMLVDTALDAFVDGMDRQLALLLTNTSGAYVDRPVSRAEVLAASFRFRWSPARIAERMIELGFDVPCAASLISG
- a CDS encoding DUF5996 family protein, producing the protein MVEMLPSIPLSAWAGTQQTLHRYLQVVGKIRLAASQRRNHWWNVPFHLTGRGVTSRPMGQVDGNPIFTIDFDFVSHELAVHSLDGERITLPLAGRSVASFYTELMEALRDIGVTVRLEHPHPFDLTDAGRPFAEDTEHAAYDPAMALRYWQTVSQAVLILEEFAAGFSGKVSPVHHFWHTFDVAHTRFRDRAVEQGPSTDPVTREAYSREVISSGFWFGDKSLPEPAFYSYTSPEPPGLAETRLHPTGARWLERGGSHLAVLPLSALAPGSDAQRCGAVLQFLGDAYQAGAVLAGWDIDRYASPGGVTDPVLLGAAAHATASTR